The following proteins are encoded in a genomic region of Glycine max cultivar Williams 82 chromosome 18, Glycine_max_v4.0, whole genome shotgun sequence:
- the LOC100802208 gene encoding glycerol-3-phosphate acyltransferase 1, whose protein sequence is MVWLANWVMNQVLVKSCYGFARKLKSHGFHWGDLSSKPLHQPSPFPNIDKCDLECRGSQTLACDFHKVLLRTHSFFPYFMLVAFEGGSIFRAFFLLCSCPMLWILNYEMKLRVMIFISFCGLRMKDMENTSRAVLPKFYLENLNLEAYEVVASVGSRVFFTTMPKVMVEGFLKEYLNADAVIATELHTSGCYFTGLLSKSGLLVKHSALMDYFGDTKPDLGIGNTSLHDQLFISLCKEAYVVINEEGKVMPRNKYPKPLIFHDGRLAFLPTPSATLLMFMWLPLGFLMAIYRIFLGVFLCCKFTLALGIWSGLILNFNDKNQQRSESNKGVLYVCSHRTLMDPIFLSITLGRRLTAVTYSLSKVSELIAPIRTMRLTRDREQDGETMKRLLCEGDLVVFPEGTTCREPYLLRFSSLFAELADEIVPVAMNAHVTMFYGTTASGLKVLDPIFFFMNPWPRYDIQVLGKVPRELTCAGGRSSHEVANYIQRQLADALGFECTNLTRRDKYMMLAGNEGVVQEKKGRRFC, encoded by the exons ATGGTGTGGCTTGCAAATTGGGTCATGAACCAAGTGCTTGTTAAATCATGTTATGGATTTGCAAGAAAACTTAAAAGCCATGGGTTTCATTGGGGTGATCTTTCATCCAAACCATTGCATCAACCTTCCCCTTTCCCTAATATTGACAAGTGTGATTTGGAGTGTAGAGGGTCACAAACCCTAGCTTGTGACTTTCACAAAGTCCTCTTAAGGACTCATTCCTTCTTTCCCTATTTCATGCTTGTTGCCTTTGAAGGTGGAAGCATTTTTAGGGCATTCTTCTTGCTTTGTTCATGCCCTATGCTGTGGATCTTAAACTATGAAATGAAGCTTAGGGTCATGATCTTCATCTCCTTTTGTGGCCTCAGAATGAAGGACATGGAAAACACTTCAAGGGCAGTTTTGCCGAAGTTCTACTTGGAGAACCTCAACCTTGAGGCCTATGAGGTAGTGGCTTCAGTAGGGTCCAGAGTTTTCTTCACCACTATGCCTAAAGTGATGGTTGAAGGGTTTCTCAAGGAGTATTTGAATGCTGATGCTGTTATAGCCACAGAATTGCACACTTCTGGTTGTTACTTCACTGGTTTGCTCTCTAAGTCTGGTTTGCTTGTGAAGCATAGTGCCCTCATGGACTATTTTGGAGATACAAAGCCTGACCTTGGGATTGGCAACACAAGTCTTCATGATCagctttttatttctctttgcaAG GAGGCTTATGTGGTGATCAATGAAGAGGGCAAAGTGATGCCAAGAAACAAATATCCAAAGCCCTTAATATTTCATGATGGAAGGCTAGCATTTTTGCCTACTCCTTCCGCAACCCTTCTTATGTTCATGTGGCTTCCCCTTGGATTTCTGATGGCCATTTACAGAATTTTTCTGGGGGTTTTCCTTTGTTGCAAATTTACATTGGCGTTAGGAATATGGAGTGGACTAATTCTGAATTTCAATGACAAGAACCAACAAAGATCAGAGTCAAACAAAGGGGTGCTCTATGTGTGTAGCCACAGGACTCTCATGGATCCAATTTTTCTTAGCATAACGCTGGGGAGGCGTTTGACTGCTGTCACATACAGCTTAAGCAAGGTGTCTGAATTGATAGCCCCTATTAGGACAATGAGACTCACAAGGGACAGAGAACAAGACGGGGAAACTATGAAAAGGTTGCTTTGTGAAGGGGATTTGGTGGTGTTCCCTGAAGGAACAACTTGTAGGGAGCCATATTTACTAAGGTTCAGTTCTTTGTTTGCTGAACTTGCTGATGAGATTGTGCCTGTGGCTATGAATGCTCATGTGACCATGTTCTATGGGACCACAGCCAGTGGACTAAAGGTCTTGGACCCTATTTTCTTCTTCATGAACCCTTGGCCAAGATATGACATTCAAGTCCTTGGAAAGGTTCCTAGAGAACTCACATGTGCTGGAGGTAGGTCTAGTCATGAAGTGGCAAATTACATACAGAGGCAGTTGGCTGATGCTTTAGGGTTTGAGTGCACCAACCTTACAAGGAGGGATAAATATATGATGCTGGCTGGCAATGAAGGGGTTGTTCAAGAAAAGAAGGGGAGAAGATTCTGCTAA